One genomic window of Glycine soja cultivar W05 chromosome 9, ASM419377v2, whole genome shotgun sequence includes the following:
- the LOC114367713 gene encoding uncharacterized protein LOC114367713 isoform X2 has translation MGLIPNPNPNPNAKPKQPAFCLKWPWNDANPSPSPSPCKFEGPLPLKSLQNLGLIAFNFASSVSSWKKKTSPAAASESEAEAEAFASALASGKEATLLEFYSPKCRLCNSLLKFVSEVETRNSNWLNIVMADAENPNWLPEVIFYLNASDTLGFSTTCLNQGRAFETNLCMLVIIL, from the exons ATGGGTTTGAttcctaaccctaaccctaaccctaatgcTAAACCCAAGCAACCTGCGTTTTGCTTAAAATGGCCATGGAATGATGCAAACCCTAGCCCTAGCCCTAGCCCCTGCAAGTTTGAGGGTCCTTTGCCATTGAAATCTCTCCAAAACCTTGGCTTAATCGCTTTCAATTTTGCGAGCTCTGTTTCGAGTTGGAAGAAGAAAACGAGTCCAGCTGCAGCGTCGGAGTCGGAGGCAGAGGCAGAGGCGTTTGCGTCGGCTCTGGCGAGCGGGAAGGAAGCGACTTTGTTGGAGTTCTACTCCCCCAAGTGCAGGCTCTGCAATTCCTTGCTCAAATTTGTCTCCGAAGTCGAAACCAGAAACTCTAATTGGCTCAACATTGTTATGGCTGATGCTGAGAACCCCAATTGGCTACCCGAG GTGATATTTTATCTCAATGCCAGTGACACACTAGGTTTTTCCACCACATGCCTAAATCAAGGAAGAGCTTTTGAAACAAACTTGTGCATGCTTGTCATCATTCTGTAA